In Aquila chrysaetos chrysaetos chromosome 24, bAquChr1.4, whole genome shotgun sequence, the genomic stretch ACGCGTGGTGGGGGTGTCTCGGTTGCTGGCGGTGTCCAGGAGCGCTGGGCTGGGCCATTGCTGCCCGGCCGAGGAGATCAACAGGCGGTTTTAAACGGGAGGTTCATAAACCTTTTAAAGCCAAAGCGAAGAATTTTATCTCTGCAAAAGCAAGACTAGGCTGGGAGACTGCCAGGCTGGTGAAATGCCtgggaaaatgcatttctaagGTGGACTGAAAGCTCTTTCAAGTACATCAGTATTGGAGGCAAAAGAAGGAAGAGcatattcctttctttcttgcagCCGAAAGGAAAGAAGGCCAAGGGCAAGAAGGTGGCACCGGCCCCTGCTGTAGTCAAGAAGCAGGAGGCCAAGAAGGTTGTCAATCCCCTCTTTGAGAAGAGGCCCAAGAACTTTGGCATTGGTGAGTAAGTGAATATTTGGGCTACTTGctcaaggatttttttgttttatgggCAGATGCCTAAATTGTAAACAGAAGCATATTGTAATAAAGCTGTAGAGTGGAGACAGTGATGGAGGCAGTTGCCTTGCTGCCTGGAGTTAAGATCTGTCCTTCATTAGGTACATGACGGTGGCTATGGACaatttgctgaattttctgtATCACAAAGATTCATTATTTGATTCTATTGCGATGAATCTTGCCCTTTTGCACATGTTGCAGTGAATCAATTCAGACTCCTGTAGTGCCATTTTTGTACGGTGTGCAGATGATGTGAAAGAATATTTGCTATCTGAGTGATTGTGCTGACATATCACCACCAAGATCACTGATGCACTCATGCCTGTTCCATGCTGTTGCTCTGTGGGTTTGGAACAGCTGTGagttaaactttttatttttaggacagGATATCCAGCCGAAGCGTGATCTCACACGTTTTGTGAAATGGCCGCGCTACATCAGACTGCAGCGCCAGAGGTCCATTCTTTACAAACGCTTGAAGGTGCCTCCTGCCATTAACCAGTTCACTCAGGCTTTGGACCGCCAGACAGGTAAGGATGTGCCTCACAAAGTTCTCTTAACTTGGGTCGTTGATGGGATATGCctcagagaagaggaaagaaaccaaaataagaCTTAACAAAGGTAAGCTGGAGAGTATCTTTGGAAGCATTTTAGGGCAGCTTTAATAGTGACTGGGGTGATGTCAGCAGCAAGCTGCTGTCTGAATTTGCTGGCTTAAGTCTTGATAGCTGctgtgtattttgaaaaggGAATGGAAAATACCAAAGCTCCTACTTAACAACCCAAACCCAGGGTTATCTTAACTGCCTGTTTCCATCGTAATCCATTTTTCCAGCTTGATGTAGAACCACATAGGGTTGTGTAAACAGATAGTTTAAGAAATCTGTATGACTGTAGGCATTGGGGGGAAAGCCAGCATCCTGCAGGCTGACATTGATACAGGGGAAGAAGGGACTTCAGGGTCTTCTGTGAAATGAGTAAATAGTCTTTTCCAGGTGACAGTGTCTATGCAAGAAACTTTCAGCCCATGTAGAGTAACTCCTTCGTAGATGTTGCTTGCTTTAAAGGAGAAAGTGCACCACCTTTAACCATAATTGCTGTGGGGGTCCACAGGCATTTCCTCATCCAAACAGTGAAGGAGCTCTCACTGCCAACAGAGGTGCATGTAGAGGTAAATACGGGCTCTAGAGGCACTCTAGCTCTGCTCTTGCAGTGTGCAAATGATGCTAACTTTTTGCTGTCTAAATACACTTGATGACAACCACCAAGATCGCTGATgcacttcagtgttttaaaaagtaatgctTAGATTTTTAGGTCATGCAACTAACTAACTAGTAGATGTTCTCTTCCAGCTACACAGCTGCTGAAGCTGGCGCACAAATATAGGCCAGAAAATAAGCAAGAGAAGAAGCAGAGGCTACTGGCTCGTGCTGagcagaaagctgcaggaaagGGAGATGCGCCGACTAAGCGGCCACCGGTCCTCCGAGCAGGTAACTTTGTACGTGGACTTGGCTGCTTGCACATACGGGAGTGTAGTACTTGGTTAGAGCTCTGCTCCAACCAAACAGGATTGGACAAGCTATTGCAATGATGTATGAATTTCTTCACCTGAGCTCAAAGTGAAGAGCAAAATAGACGAGCTTTTTAACCCTGAGCTTTAGCAAATTGTCCGTGCAGTATCCTCTCTGTGCTACTGAATGGATGTGAGAAGTTTTCAGAACTTGGAAGCTGCGCTATGGAATCTGAGCTGGTTGTATGAGACTTATATGAAAGCTCTGAAAATAGACTGAGCGGAATCAAAGCTTACCTATAACTTGTTTTTCAGGTATTAACAGTGTCACGACTCTGGTAGAGAACAAGAAAGCTCAGCTTGTAGTTATTGCCCACGATGTAGACCCCATTGAGGTAAGCATACTCGCTGGTAGATGTTATGTGCTACCTGTGTAACTTAAGCTGAGATCAGAACTACGCTTGGggtgaaaatgcattttaggaCAAATCTATTGCACGAAAAGAGAATGCATAAATTACCAGAACTGGAATACTTGTGCATGTTCCTAGTTGTCCTGGTATTACAATGAGGCTTGGCCCTTGCAATGATGTATGAATTTCTTCACCTGACTCAACAATGAAGAGCAAAACGAGCTTTTTAACACTGAGCAATTGCCACAGCCCAGGCTgattcaaagaataaaaagatgttCTCCCTCAGTTACACAGCACGctccctttcttttcagctggTGGTCTTCTTGCCTGCTCTGTGCCGCAAGATGGGAGTGCCATACTGCATCATCAAGGGCAAAGCCAGACTGGGGCGACTGGTCCACAGGAAAACCTGTACCTCTGTTGCTTTCACACAAGTTAACCCGTAAGTATTCTGTGTGCTGGCTTGATTCTCTGTAGtggagaaagcaagctgccCATAAACACAGACTGTAGGGCAGATGGATAGCAAACTTGGGTCTGTGTAGTTTAAAGTagtaagaataaataaaatactgcctCTATAATGTATAATATAGATGTCCTTTTGTATTAAGAGCTCTATTGGATCCTGAAGATAGAGATTACTTTGGCTTACCAAAATGGGTGTTTACTCTAAAATACATAGATGGAACTATTAACCTTAATCTGAGCAGTGCAGGTTCCTAAAGCATTGATGTTTGGAGTGATTACCCCTTGACAAATGATGCTTACGCTTAACCTGAAAAACCACGTTGCCACTACGAGCTCTTAAATCCTGAGGCATAAGAGTTACGGAAAATGTTAAATTGAGGCTCTAAAGGAACTAAAACTATCACCAACAGGGAGGATAAGGGAGCCCTTGCAAAGCTGGTGGAGGCTGTTAAGACCAACTACAATGACAGATATGACGAGGTAAGATTCTCTGTGCTGCTAGCCTTGTCTTTCAGTTTGTACTGTTAACATCCCCAAAAGCTTCCCAGTGAAATGCAGATTATTTCAGACATAGTGACAACAGTTTAAAGTCTGTTGGGTGTAGTGTACTTAGATTTGCTTATGATGTATCCAGATTCTTTACCTGAGGGTGGGGTAAGTTCTCTGTGCTGCCCTGAAATGTTAGTTCACTGCTTGAAATGTGTAGGACTTCCTAGTTGAGGAAGCTCTTCCCCTTGTACACAAAAGAGTGGGATTGAGCTAGTTGGTTGAATGTAGTAAGAGTCTGTACGAAGCGTCTGACCTGTTCTCACTTCTTTGCAGATCCGTCGTCACTGGGGTGGTAACGTCTTGGGTCCAAAATCAGTGGCTCGTATTGCTAAGcttgaaaaagcaaaggctaAAGAACTGGCTACTAAGCTGGGCTAACGATGTACTGGATTGCTTCCGTGTTTTCTGTACATAAAAAGAATAAACCCCCAGATGAAGTTTCAGTGGTCTCTGTTAATCGGAGTGTTCCAGGCAGCGGGTAGCACATTAGCATTGCCTTTCATCAAATGATTGAGTAGTGCCGCACAGAAATAGTTGCATAGAGCAGGTGATGACTTGGAACAACTGCCCTTAATTATTAGTCCTATGTCGTGATTCCTCTCTGAACACATAGCCCATCAACAGTGGCTCAGCTGTGCATACTTTGTGATCATAAAGTTGCATGGGCTAGGCTAGTTCTGGCTTTAAGCCTAGCTTGCTTATGCAAATACCTCTCAGTTGGGAATGGCTCTAGATAATCTCCCTCAGTACTTGGACTTAGTTATGGTATGGGTTGTATAGGGTGTTAGAACACTTCACCGGGCTAACCAGCTGGGGACCTCCCATGAGGAGGTCTGTAACACCTCCTCCAAGGCAAGAATGGTCAGGCTGAAGTGGGGAAGGAATCTAGACCTTTTTGtccttctgttctttcctgaCTGCTGACTTCGTCTTGTGGTGTTGTCAGAGGCTACCAAGCTTGATAAGGCTCCAGGTGTGGTGGCCGCTGCTTGTTTTTGCTGGCCCTCATCATGGTCTTGCAAGCCACAGGCTGCCCTACCCAGCTAGACTCTAGTATCCACAGTAACCTTTAATTCAGGTCTGTCCCTGTTAAGATGCAAGACGCACAATGTGAGTCACACAGCCCTTTATTTATTCCGATGCAACTGCTGTGAACTGCTCCTGACTTCAGGAATGACTGTTCCGTACAAAGAAACTGTGATTCACAAAATCCCTTGCCATcttttggaaaatacagcagtGGAGAAGTTAAAAACTTGGAATCGACCACACTAGAAAAGTGTATCCTTGAGATTTCTAGTTGAAGCTGATTTACATGCAATAGTCTCAACAGCCACTTAAGAATTTTGAAGTTCAGTGCTTCCAAGCTGCAGCCAGAATCACACTGCTAGGAGCTCAGAGTCTGCATCAGTTGCTTGAAGTCCATTTGCAGCTTCATAGCTGCATATATTTACTGAACATGTTGCCGTGAAACTCTGGGTGCTTCAGTTATTCAGGACTGATCAGTCAAGAGCAGACTTCTATAAAAAAGACAGCAGTCTGTAgtacagaagagaagaaactagCCCTTCCTTTCACAGAGGTATCTTTTGTATAAATTTTCTGTACCACAAGAATGAAGTTGCAGCGCATAAGCCATAcctatgaaagaaaacaaaaccacatttacACCTTCTTTTCAAGATGGATGGGACCTCCCTAAGTCAGCTGCAGTGCAGTAAGACACAAAACCTGTCAAATACTGTGCAAATGTTACTTAGGTTAAAGCTTTAGGCTTTTGCAGCTTAAGGGCTCATCCAGTCTCACTGGTGCAGAAGCAAGAATGCCAGGCAAAGCCTTACATTCAAAAGAAACGCGTGGAAAGTCAAACGTGGGCTGGGTAACTCACCAGGTGATGATGTACTGCATGTGCTCGTTTCTGAGGCTCACTCTTGTCTGGCCTCCGATGGGCCCCCCTGGGACTGTGCTTCCTGTAGGTACAACAGAGTGCACGAGTTAAATCTCTAGTCTGCACCATGTAGAGCTGCCCTTGCTGTGAGAAACGGGATGAAGGTGGTCAGTCACATGGATaccctgctcctcttcctcggCCATAGTGTTCCCAAGTTCCCAGCAAAGCCAGAGCTGTGGGGCAGGCGGCCCTACAGCAAGTGGCTGGTTGTGCTCTAGGCATCGAACACTACCTGCACCACTCCAAGCGTGCTACCGTTCCCAGTGCTGGCTGCCTATCACCTTCAAAATAGCAGACCTAGCAGAGCacacaaagagaagagaaagatgcaATACCTTGTTGGActtgatcttgaaggtcttttctaacctaaatgattctatgattctacctTTCCAAGTGCCATGGGGAAATAACTAACTGAAAGTAAGGGGAGGGAGACCGATGTAAATTGGACATGGGGTTGGGTTCCTCTGTGACTTACTGAAATCTGCATCGATAAAGATGGGCTCAGCGCCGGTCACCTTTGCCATAGCCTCCAGGTCACGGTAATGCCAGCGGTTTTTCTCAATGTTATTTTCAGGCACAAAAGGTTTCCGGGTTTCTGATAACCTCACCACCCCAGTGAGATCAATTTCACCTTCAATCTGAAGAGAagtgcagaggagaaaaaaggaatctTTCAAGGTTCATTTCATATTCTGGCATACCAGGTCCTGGTAGAAAAATAGGGCTCTTGCGGGGTCTGATTATAAATCAAGTGGTTGTGCCCTGCAGTGGGGTAGTGCTGTaacacagcagggaaaaaagcagatcAGGAACAGCTCCCTGTTTGTAAAAAGCATTATTTACTTAACAATAAGGTGGGAAGAAAAGGTTTGCTGCCTTTGAAAAGCACAATGACTTTCAAATAACCTCCCGTGATGCGGAACATGGCTGCTGCCTTTCTGGGTTTGTCAGCAGTGCCTCTGGGTTATCAAAGGGCAAAAGTAACACACGACATTCCCTGTATCCCCCTTACCTGTCCCTTCAGCCTGGTCTCcggtttcattttctttttgggcACAAATCCTCGGTTGACTAAAATTGTGACCCTAGAGTTGCATAAAGAAGTATGGCTCATGAGTGAAAGGAAATTTATTCCTCCTGCTGCCTAGAACTAAGTACCAAAGGAAGAAGCAACCCGTACGTTTGGTAccacttttttttgtcatctcaGAGCACATTATAGGGGAATTTAAACACAATTTCAAATCGAGCCTCAGTGACCTAACAGACTGTGAGAGATTCCTTTTAAGGTAGAGGGACTGATTTATATAAACTCAACCACCGTGattcagcttttcaaaagagaagTAAGTTTCTCACAAGAACCATGAGTTTCATTAACTTACCCTAGTTCTGTGCAGTAGAAAGGAGTAATGACGTTTGCTCCATTTTCCGGGTGGGATGTCAGTCGCCCGGCTTCTCTGGCTTCTCGCTCAGGGTCCACAAGTGACCGTGGCAAAATATAGAGCTCCTTGGAGTGATCAAAATGCCCTCGGACCTTTACAGGTCTGTACTCCAATTCCTTCAATTCCATGGGGCTG encodes the following:
- the RPL7A gene encoding 60S ribosomal protein L7a, whose amino-acid sequence is MAARDPAPPLLNLPGPAPPRATPPSSRETSRPIDTSQHAALPLSLPQSKMPKGKKAKGKKVAPAPAVVKKQEAKKVVNPLFEKRPKNFGIGQDIQPKRDLTRFVKWPRYIRLQRQRSILYKRLKVPPAINQFTQALDRQTATQLLKLAHKYRPENKQEKKQRLLARAEQKAAGKGDAPTKRPPVLRAGINSVTTLVENKKAQLVVIAHDVDPIELVVFLPALCRKMGVPYCIIKGKARLGRLVHRKTCTSVAFTQVNPEDKGALAKLVEAVKTNYNDRYDEIRRHWGGNVLGPKSVARIAKLEKAKAKELATKLG
- the LOC115335033 gene encoding surfeit locus protein 1, which produces MATGRLLLLLLRAGPRLLRERRGRVSHCLIRRTFFGYPLTKAGSGLIQQTKDVCLRFCRPRSSTTAADTSGEDIVLKWGLFLVPLTTFCLGTWQVQRRKWKLDLIAQLASRITSEPIPLTLDPMELKELEYRPVKVRGHFDHSKELYILPRSLVDPEREAREAGRLTSHPENGANVITPFYCTELGVTILVNRGFVPKKKMKPETRLKGQIEGEIDLTGVVRLSETRKPFVPENNIEKNRWHYRDLEAMAKVTGAEPIFIDADFRSTVPGGPIGGQTRVSLRNEHMQYIITWYGLCAATSFLWYRKFIQKIPL